A window of Candidatus Thioglobus sp. contains these coding sequences:
- the ileS gene encoding isoleucine--tRNA ligase produces MSDYKSTLNLPATKFAMKANLANREGGFLKKWQDDDLYGQIRAHNQGKPQFTLHDGPPYANGDIHIGHAVNKVLKDIIVKSKSLSGFDAPYVPGWDCHGLPIELNVEKKKGKAGVKIDANSFRAECRKYADVQVAKQKLDFQRLGILGDWNNPYLTKDFQYEADIVRALGKIVDNGHVSKGYKPVHWCTECGSALAEAEVEYKDKQSDAIDVKFRIIDSSIFKVDKPVFVVIWTTTPWTLPANEAVALHPEMSYVLADTGDEYLLLAQDLAQDALARYELQANITSAVFTGSDLEGLQAQHPFYDKQVPIILGEHVTTDAGTGAVHTAPAHGQEDFVVGKQYDLPVNCPVDGRGVFFDDTELLAGQFIFKANASVIEILKSTNTLVKHAPLLHSYPHCWRHKTPVIFRATPQWFVSMQDNGLRDAVNAEIPKVDWIPDWGKKRIELMVGNRPDWCISRQRFWGVPITLFTHKQTGQLHPNTQELFVSISAMIEKEGIEAWFETDIKDLLGADAQDYEKATDTLDVWFDSGVSHFAVLKARTGLSDVADLYLEGSDQHRGWFQSSLISSVAINGKAPYKQVLTHGFTVDKDGKKMSKSLGNVMSPQKVVNNLGADILRLWIASTDYTGEMTVSDEILNRSADSYRRIRNTMRFMLANTSGFNPVQNAIAFDNMLDLDKWIVSTTADLQVQILKAYEQYNFHHAMQLILNFCSNDLGGFYLDVIKDRQYTTQEDSRARRSAQTALNHILETMVRWLSPVLSFTAEEIWQNMPNEKSQSIFLSEWYEELSVGYENIAIDTARNINPFIRKQMEVMRSDKTIGSSLDVQVDLYCDEKIYQALDQLDDELRFVFITSDARIHPLIDKTDECIEALEGVFVKVSKSENEKCVRCWHHREDVGQHAEHIELCGRCIENVAGDGEKREYA; encoded by the coding sequence ATGTCTGATTACAAATCTACTTTAAACCTACCTGCCACTAAGTTTGCCATGAAGGCAAATCTTGCAAATCGTGAAGGTGGATTTCTTAAAAAATGGCAAGACGATGATTTGTATGGTCAAATCCGTGCGCATAATCAAGGTAAGCCTCAATTTACATTACATGACGGCCCTCCATATGCGAATGGTGACATTCATATTGGCCATGCTGTTAATAAAGTTTTAAAAGATATTATTGTTAAATCTAAGTCTTTATCTGGCTTTGATGCGCCTTATGTGCCAGGCTGGGATTGCCATGGTTTGCCAATCGAGCTAAATGTTGAAAAAAAGAAGGGTAAGGCTGGGGTAAAAATTGATGCCAATTCATTTAGAGCGGAATGTCGAAAATATGCCGATGTTCAAGTCGCTAAACAAAAGCTTGATTTCCAGCGTTTGGGTATTTTAGGTGACTGGAATAATCCATATTTAACCAAAGACTTCCAGTACGAAGCAGACATTGTTCGTGCCTTAGGGAAAATTGTTGACAACGGCCATGTATCTAAAGGCTATAAACCTGTTCACTGGTGTACTGAGTGTGGCTCAGCTTTGGCAGAGGCTGAAGTAGAATACAAAGATAAGCAATCAGATGCTATTGATGTTAAATTTCGCATTATTGATAGCAGTATATTTAAGGTTGATAAGCCAGTTTTTGTGGTTATCTGGACCACAACACCATGGACACTCCCTGCCAATGAGGCTGTCGCTCTTCACCCTGAAATGAGTTATGTATTAGCAGATACTGGTGATGAGTATTTATTGTTAGCACAAGATTTAGCTCAAGATGCTTTAGCACGTTATGAGCTTCAAGCTAATATCACTTCTGCAGTTTTTACCGGTAGTGATCTAGAAGGTTTGCAAGCACAACATCCGTTTTACGACAAGCAAGTGCCAATTATTTTAGGTGAGCATGTAACTACTGATGCCGGTACTGGTGCAGTTCATACCGCGCCGGCGCATGGACAAGAAGATTTTGTTGTTGGTAAACAATATGACTTACCTGTTAATTGTCCGGTTGATGGCCGCGGTGTATTTTTTGACGATACCGAGCTATTGGCTGGTCAATTTATTTTTAAAGCAAACGCCAGTGTTATTGAAATTTTAAAGTCAACTAATACGCTGGTTAAACATGCGCCATTGTTACATTCATACCCTCATTGCTGGCGACATAAGACACCGGTTATTTTTAGAGCTACACCACAATGGTTTGTCTCTATGCAGGACAATGGATTAAGAGATGCGGTTAATGCAGAAATTCCAAAGGTAGACTGGATTCCAGATTGGGGCAAGAAGCGTATCGAGTTGATGGTGGGTAATCGCCCTGATTGGTGTATTTCGCGTCAAAGATTTTGGGGTGTTCCAATCACATTGTTTACTCATAAACAAACAGGGCAGCTGCATCCAAATACTCAAGAATTATTTGTTAGTATTTCAGCAATGATTGAAAAAGAAGGGATTGAGGCTTGGTTTGAAACAGATATTAAAGATTTATTAGGGGCTGATGCGCAGGATTATGAAAAAGCCACTGACACATTAGATGTTTGGTTTGATTCTGGCGTGAGTCATTTTGCTGTTCTTAAAGCTAGGACAGGCTTGTCTGATGTTGCTGATTTATATTTAGAAGGCTCTGATCAGCATCGAGGCTGGTTCCAATCATCTCTTATTTCATCAGTAGCAATCAACGGCAAGGCGCCTTATAAGCAAGTATTAACCCACGGATTTACCGTTGATAAAGACGGTAAGAAAATGAGCAAATCGTTGGGTAATGTGATGAGCCCACAAAAAGTAGTGAACAATTTAGGCGCTGATATTTTACGCTTATGGATTGCTTCTACTGATTACACCGGTGAGATGACTGTATCTGATGAAATTCTAAATCGTTCAGCAGATTCTTATCGACGTATTCGTAATACCATGCGCTTTATGCTGGCAAATACTAGTGGTTTTAACCCAGTACAAAATGCAATCGCGTTTGATAATATGCTAGATTTAGATAAGTGGATTGTGTCTACAACAGCAGACCTACAAGTGCAAATTTTAAAAGCTTATGAGCAATATAATTTTCATCATGCCATGCAACTTATTCTAAATTTTTGTAGCAATGATTTGGGTGGATTTTATCTGGACGTCATCAAGGACAGACAATACACCACTCAAGAAGATTCTAGAGCAAGACGAAGCGCCCAAACAGCGCTTAATCATATTCTTGAGACAATGGTTCGTTGGCTTTCTCCTGTGTTGTCATTTACTGCTGAGGAAATTTGGCAAAATATGCCTAATGAAAAATCACAAAGTATTTTCTTAAGCGAATGGTATGAAGAACTGTCAGTGGGTTATGAAAATATTGCTATTGATACTGCTAGAAATATTAACCCATTCATTCGTAAGCAAATGGAAGTCATGCGAAGTGACAAAACGATTGGTTCGTCGTTAGATGTGCAAGTTGATTTGTATTGTGATGAGAAAATTTATCAAGCTTTAGATCAACTAGACGATGAACTTCGCTTTGTGTTTATTACTTCAGATGCACGTATTCATCCATTGATTGACAAAACTGATGAATGTATTGAAGCATTAGAAGGTGTATTTGTTAAAGTGAGTAAATCAGAAAATGAAAAATGTGTGCGCTGTTGGCATCATCGTGAAGATGTTGGTCAGCATGCTGAGCATATTGAATTGTGCGGCCGTTGCATTGAGAATGTTGCTGGTGATGGTGAAAAGCGAGAGTACGCCTAA
- a CDS encoding rRNA pseudouridine synthase produces the protein MAERLQKLIATAGYGSRRWAERLIEQGRIEVNNKTSQIGDKCEITDKVKIDGRSIDLERYKEEETKVLILNKQAGVICSNKDDEGRKSVYSLLPKESRWVMVGRLDLNTSGLLLFTNNGDLANKLMHPSSQIDREYAVRVLGQVESEDIKQLTTGVELDDGIAKFIRVTIGGGEGANRWYKVVLREGRKREVRRLWESLGFKVSRLIRIRYGEIRLPENLRANEYDYLKPGQVRLLLDAAKL, from the coding sequence ATGGCTGAAAGACTACAAAAACTAATTGCAACAGCAGGTTATGGCTCACGTCGATGGGCTGAAAGACTTATTGAGCAAGGGCGTATTGAGGTCAATAATAAGACATCTCAAATTGGCGACAAGTGCGAGATAACCGATAAGGTAAAAATTGATGGCAGAAGTATTGATCTTGAGCGTTATAAAGAAGAAGAAACTAAAGTACTTATTCTTAATAAACAAGCTGGTGTAATTTGCTCTAATAAAGATGATGAAGGGCGCAAGAGTGTTTATAGCTTACTTCCTAAAGAGTCTAGATGGGTTATGGTGGGTCGTTTGGATCTTAATACTTCTGGTTTGTTGTTGTTTACTAATAATGGTGATTTGGCCAATAAACTCATGCATCCAAGTTCGCAAATTGATCGAGAATATGCTGTTCGAGTATTAGGTCAAGTGGAAAGTGAAGATATTAAACAGCTAACCACCGGTGTTGAATTGGACGACGGAATTGCTAAATTTATTAGAGTAACTATTGGGGGTGGTGAAGGCGCTAATCGTTGGTATAAAGTGGTGCTTAGAGAGGGTAGAAAACGAGAGGTTAGAAGACTTTGGGAGTCTTTAGGTTTTAAAGTGTCACGTTTAATCCGTATTCGTTATGGTGAAATTCGCCTGCCTGAAAATCTTAGAGCTAATGAATATGACTATTTAAAACCTGGACAGGTTAGATTGTTGCTTGATGCGGCCAAACTCTAG
- a CDS encoding tryptophan--tRNA ligase, giving the protein MQDNRVLSGMRPTGQLHLGHFHGVLKNWLELQNEYDSYFFVADWHAFTTHYSDKIDLEANVIEMVVDWLAAGINPNTATIFVQSKVPEHAELHLLLSMTTPLSWLERVPSYKDQQLKLQTKDLGTYGFLGYPLLQSADILMYKAGLVPVGEDQVAHIELTREVARRFNHIYGREVDFEEKAKAAIGKMGKKPAKLFRSLRKAYQETGDDEALVKAQALLQEQQNITLGDLERLAGYIEGTGKIILPEPVSLLTKASKMPGLDGQKMSKSYGNTISLRDKSEEIEAKVKRMPTDPARIKLTDAGDPNKCPVWQLHEIYSDSQTRDWVVDGCTNAKMGCVECKQPVIKAIQIELMPMQESIAKYQADPDLIKQIIHEGSQKARGVAKETMEEVRDSMGITY; this is encoded by the coding sequence ATGCAAGACAATCGAGTTTTATCCGGCATGCGACCAACAGGTCAGCTGCATTTGGGCCATTTTCACGGTGTATTAAAAAATTGGCTTGAGCTACAAAATGAGTATGATTCTTACTTTTTTGTAGCTGATTGGCATGCTTTTACCACGCATTATTCAGACAAAATTGATCTTGAAGCAAATGTGATAGAAATGGTGGTTGATTGGCTTGCAGCTGGTATTAATCCAAATACAGCAACGATCTTTGTTCAGTCAAAAGTGCCAGAGCATGCTGAGTTGCATTTATTATTATCCATGACCACGCCACTAAGCTGGCTTGAGCGCGTACCTTCTTATAAAGATCAACAACTTAAGCTGCAAACTAAAGATCTCGGTACCTATGGATTTTTAGGCTATCCTTTATTGCAAAGTGCAGATATCTTGATGTACAAAGCTGGTTTGGTGCCAGTTGGTGAAGATCAGGTTGCACACATTGAGCTGACTCGTGAAGTCGCCAGGCGCTTTAATCATATCTATGGTCGTGAAGTAGATTTTGAAGAAAAAGCCAAAGCCGCTATTGGCAAAATGGGCAAAAAACCAGCTAAGTTATTCCGTTCATTGCGCAAGGCTTATCAAGAAACGGGTGACGATGAAGCTTTAGTTAAAGCTCAAGCTTTACTACAAGAGCAGCAAAATATCACCCTGGGTGATCTTGAGCGTTTAGCAGGCTATATTGAGGGCACTGGAAAAATTATTTTGCCGGAGCCAGTATCTTTACTCACCAAGGCATCAAAAATGCCAGGTTTAGATGGGCAAAAAATGAGTAAGTCTTATGGCAATACTATTTCTTTAAGAGATAAATCTGAAGAAATTGAGGCTAAAGTTAAGCGCATGCCAACAGATCCTGCGCGTATTAAACTGACTGATGCAGGTGATCCGAATAAATGCCCTGTTTGGCAATTGCATGAAATATACTCAGATAGCCAGACGCGTGACTGGGTTGTTGATGGTTGCACGAATGCTAAGATGGGTTGTGTGGAATGTAAACAGCCGGTCATTAAAGCGATTCAGATTGAGCTTATGCCTATGCAAGAGAGTATTGCTAAGTATCAAGCAGATCCAGATTTAATTAAACAAATTATTCATGAAGGCTCTCAAAAAGCACGAGGTGTCGCCAAGGAAACCATGGAAGAAGTGAGAGATTCAATGGGTATTACATACTAA
- a CDS encoding type III pantothenate kinase, translated as MPNLFIDIGNTAIKWLFDGGYESVLISDFSAEFLPEADQIFVSCVGDRSILKSLKNTVFVESEPAFGRFISAYEMPQDLGVDRFLAMIASMDQYFNQTCLIIDAGSALTFDLVLADGQHRGGLIMPGLGVLRRSFGQFSSESKQLLLRQSANNTTDAWEYGTAQMLMSVINEQINSYLNQYGDLQIILTGGDAKMIGIRLNQQTQIKPNLVLDGLALYAQA; from the coding sequence ATGCCTAATTTATTTATAGATATTGGCAATACCGCCATTAAATGGCTGTTTGATGGGGGCTATGAGTCTGTTTTAATTTCAGACTTTAGTGCTGAGTTTCTACCCGAGGCTGATCAAATTTTTGTCAGCTGTGTTGGTGATCGATCTATTTTAAAAAGCTTAAAAAATACAGTATTTGTTGAATCAGAACCAGCTTTTGGGCGATTTATTTCAGCCTATGAAATGCCCCAAGATCTAGGAGTGGACCGTTTCTTGGCAATGATTGCAAGCATGGATCAGTATTTTAATCAAACATGCCTTATTATTGATGCAGGTAGTGCACTGACGTTTGATTTGGTGCTTGCTGATGGCCAACACAGAGGCGGATTAATTATGCCGGGCTTGGGTGTTTTACGCCGTAGTTTTGGGCAATTTTCTAGTGAATCAAAACAGTTGTTGTTGCGCCAGAGCGCTAACAATACGACTGATGCCTGGGAATATGGCACAGCACAGATGCTGATGAGTGTGATTAATGAGCAAATTAACAGCTATCTGAATCAGTATGGTGATTTACAAATTATCCTAACAGGTGGTGATGCCAAGATGATTGGGATTAGGCTCAATCAGCAAACTCAAATCAAACCAAATTTAGTTCTAGACGGGCTTGCGCTTTACGCACAAGCTTAG
- a CDS encoding folate-binding protein YgfZ: MICQLNHRTLLELIGKDVQSFLQGQFSNDINTLEQGVVQLNAYCQHQGKIIALIWVMKKNESFYLSFPIDLADVIIKRLTMFKMMSDVQISDLSNDMIQLGIIDEDFKGAFKLNNQQSVALVETLDAVELVDENIWEKSCVENSIAEVTLDTSEQFVPQLLNLDIDEVGVSFTKGCYPGQEVVARLHYLGKSKRRLRMFECKDDLKVGDKLFALSSSSAKASGVVVRRVKLDAKSLCLATIEIAHEDDQITLNDAQGAKLTRIIRG, from the coding sequence ATGATCTGTCAATTAAACCATCGAACCCTTTTAGAGCTCATTGGAAAAGATGTCCAAAGCTTTTTACAAGGCCAATTTTCTAATGATATCAATACTTTAGAACAAGGAGTTGTTCAGCTAAATGCTTATTGTCAGCATCAGGGTAAGATTATTGCGCTGATCTGGGTGATGAAAAAAAATGAAAGCTTTTATTTGTCATTTCCGATAGATTTAGCGGATGTAATCATTAAACGACTAACCATGTTTAAGATGATGTCAGATGTACAGATTAGTGATTTAAGTAATGACATGATCCAGCTGGGTATTATTGATGAAGATTTTAAGGGTGCTTTTAAGCTTAATAATCAGCAGTCTGTGGCCTTGGTTGAAACGCTAGATGCTGTTGAGTTGGTGGATGAGAATATCTGGGAAAAATCTTGTGTTGAAAATAGTATAGCTGAAGTAACGCTAGACACTTCTGAGCAATTTGTACCGCAGTTGTTAAATTTGGATATTGATGAAGTAGGTGTAAGTTTTACCAAGGGTTGTTATCCTGGCCAGGAAGTGGTGGCACGTTTGCATTATCTAGGTAAATCTAAGCGCAGACTTCGCATGTTTGAGTGTAAAGATGATTTAAAGGTAGGTGATAAGCTATTTGCTTTGAGTTCAAGCTCAGCTAAAGCGTCAGGCGTTGTTGTGCGTCGTGTAAAATTAGACGCAAAATCATTATGCCTGGCTACGATAGAAATTGCGCATGAGGATGATCAAATTACACTTAATGATGCACAGGGTGCTAAACTCACCAGGATAATCCGTGGATAG
- a CDS encoding urate hydroxylase PuuD → MGFINSVQNKILLGFVLSIILFFSFKGNVAEAQNLSHYGMTVWLHVFAGIIWIGLLYYFNFVQVPAMGQALADTDGPGPAAIGKYIAPRALLWFRMAAATTLILGLVLLGVQGAIANAYMLAPGFQVIGLGTWMGTIMAFNVWFIIWPNQQKILGMKEATAEQIATAKKNAALASSINVILSIPMLLTMIAWHA, encoded by the coding sequence ATGGGTTTTATTAATTCAGTACAAAACAAAATTCTATTGGGTTTTGTTTTATCAATTATTTTATTTTTTAGCTTTAAAGGTAATGTTGCAGAAGCTCAAAATCTAAGTCACTACGGTATGACAGTGTGGCTACATGTGTTTGCAGGTATTATTTGGATCGGTCTTTTATACTACTTTAACTTCGTTCAAGTTCCAGCTATGGGTCAAGCATTAGCTGATACTGATGGCCCAGGTCCTGCAGCAATTGGTAAGTACATTGCTCCGCGTGCGCTACTGTGGTTTCGTATGGCAGCCGCTACAACTTTAATTCTAGGTTTAGTATTGCTTGGCGTTCAAGGTGCGATTGCAAATGCATACATGCTTGCACCAGGTTTTCAGGTTATCGGTCTAGGTACATGGATGGGTACAATCATGGCGTTTAACGTCTGGTTCATCATCTGGCCAAACCAGCAAAAGATCTTAGGTATGAAAGAGGCAACTGCTGAGCAAATTGCAACGGCTAAGAAGAATGCTGCTTTGGCTTCAAGCATTAATGTGATACTGTCGATACCAATGCTGTTAACCATGATTGCATGGCACGCATAA
- the mutM gene encoding bifunctional DNA-formamidopyrimidine glycosylase/DNA-(apurinic or apyrimidinic site) lyase, whose amino-acid sequence MPELPEVETTKNGLLPLIKHQRITHAIRHRANLRWEIPKELKTILAGQVVNGIDRRGKYLLIRFDVGTLIIHLGMSGSIKVVDSSEVLRKHDHFELIFDNNKSMRLNDPRRFGAVLFSKDGSHPLLDNLGVEPLTYDFSETYLYIGSRKKVQNIKAFIMDSKVVVGVGNIYACECLFASGIDPTRAAGSISKARYKKLTQNIKQILERAIKAGGTTLQDFSQVDGSPGYFAQTLNVYGCENKPCATCGGKIARITQNQRSTFYCKNCQS is encoded by the coding sequence ATGCCTGAACTACCTGAAGTTGAAACCACCAAAAATGGCTTGCTACCGCTTATTAAACATCAGCGCATTACTCATGCGATTCGCCATCGGGCTAATTTGCGCTGGGAGATCCCTAAAGAGCTCAAAACTATCCTAGCTGGCCAAGTAGTTAATGGCATTGATAGACGTGGCAAATATTTGCTTATTCGTTTTGATGTGGGGACGCTTATTATCCATTTGGGTATGAGCGGCTCTATTAAAGTGGTGGATAGTAGTGAGGTGCTTCGCAAGCATGATCATTTTGAATTAATCTTTGATAATAACAAAAGCATGCGTTTGAATGATCCACGGCGCTTTGGTGCGGTGTTATTTTCAAAAGATGGCTCACACCCACTGCTTGATAATTTGGGGGTGGAACCACTGACCTATGATTTTAGCGAAACATACTTATATATAGGGTCTCGCAAAAAAGTGCAGAATATTAAGGCCTTTATTATGGATAGCAAAGTGGTTGTGGGTGTGGGGAATATTTACGCTTGCGAGTGTTTGTTTGCCTCAGGTATTGATCCGACACGTGCGGCAGGTAGTATTTCTAAGGCGCGTTACAAAAAGCTTACCCAAAATATTAAACAAATTTTAGAGCGTGCGATTAAAGCCGGCGGCACAACTTTGCAAGATTTTTCGCAAGTGGATGGCTCGCCTGGATATTTCGCACAGACTTTAAACGTGTATGGGTGTGAAAACAAGCCGTGCGCTACATGCGGTGGTAAAATAGCAAGAATTACACAAAACCAACGTTCAACTTTTTATTGTAAAAACTGCCAATCATGA
- a CDS encoding S24 family peptidase, which yields MSDIDTPQELFESNCAINSEPFALQNLGNYMEPEFSENCIVIIDPGMAVHNRAYAVVRYENDMYFRQYIERGGDKFLIPLNTQHDEIQLNGEFEVVGCVIQQKQRKQKPLHYYHLNKETKSMDFSISGKVKAKEEQ from the coding sequence ATGAGTGATATCGATACCCCACAAGAATTATTTGAAAGCAACTGCGCTATTAACTCCGAGCCGTTTGCACTGCAAAATTTAGGAAACTACATGGAGCCTGAGTTTAGTGAAAACTGTATTGTGATTATTGATCCGGGTATGGCCGTTCATAATCGTGCCTACGCCGTTGTGCGCTATGAAAATGATATGTATTTCCGCCAATATATTGAACGAGGTGGTGATAAATTTTTAATACCTTTAAATACACAGCATGACGAAATTCAGCTTAACGGCGAGTTTGAGGTTGTGGGCTGTGTGATTCAGCAAAAACAGCGTAAGCAAAAGCCACTGCATTACTACCATCTTAATAAAGAGACTAAGAGTATGGATTTTAGTATTAGTGGTAAAGTTAAAGCCAAAGAGGAGCAGTAA
- a CDS encoding DUF2798 domain-containing protein — MEKKVHLIFSIAMSLFMVLVMSFVVTYKNVGWTDQTIDLWLSSFFYAWIVAFPLIYIFAPIFKKAIVKSLSK; from the coding sequence ATGGAAAAGAAAGTGCACTTAATTTTTAGTATAGCCATGTCCTTGTTTATGGTGCTAGTCATGTCTTTTGTTGTTACTTATAAGAATGTCGGCTGGACAGATCAAACTATTGATTTATGGCTATCAAGCTTCTTTTACGCATGGATCGTTGCCTTCCCGCTTATTTACATATTTGCACCAATCTTTAAAAAAGCTATTGTCAAATCTTTAAGCAAATAA
- the pgeF gene encoding peptidoglycan editing factor PgeF, which translates to MTLSSNKQQFGFPDNVQVVSTMRYLDNPLKNLSAENGYADFNLAMHVDDNAQIVARNRVQLIQAYSLPSEPKWLEQTHSNICLEASSAECIGDAVITQEKGVVCAVLTADCLPIFISNQYGTQVGVVHAGWKGVLNGVIESTIAKFSDTNLLTHFGPAISQTAFTVGDEVYQQFIGKEVKLKDAFTPKDDKYQLDIYEAARIILKGLGVESITGGDECTFKQKDKYFSYRRDGAQSGRMAHLIWIS; encoded by the coding sequence TTGACCCTATCTAGCAACAAACAGCAATTTGGCTTTCCAGATAACGTACAAGTGGTTTCCACCATGCGTTATTTGGACAATCCGCTTAAGAATTTGTCAGCTGAAAATGGCTATGCTGATTTTAATTTAGCCATGCATGTTGATGATAATGCACAAATAGTGGCACGCAATCGAGTGCAACTTATTCAAGCGTATAGCTTGCCTAGTGAGCCTAAATGGTTAGAGCAGACTCATTCTAATATTTGCTTGGAAGCTTCAAGTGCTGAGTGTATCGGTGACGCCGTTATCACACAAGAAAAGGGCGTAGTTTGTGCAGTGCTAACTGCGGACTGCTTGCCAATTTTTATCTCTAACCAATATGGTACGCAAGTAGGCGTGGTTCATGCAGGCTGGAAGGGTGTATTAAATGGCGTGATTGAATCTACCATTGCTAAGTTTAGCGATACTAATTTACTAACCCACTTTGGTCCTGCTATTTCTCAAACGGCATTTACGGTGGGTGATGAGGTTTATCAGCAGTTCATTGGTAAAGAGGTAAAACTCAAAGATGCATTCACACCAAAAGACGACAAATATCAGCTGGATATTTACGAGGCAGCTAGAATTATTTTAAAAGGTTTGGGTGTTGAATCAATCACAGGTGGTGATGAGTGCACCTTCAAGCAAAAAGATAAGTATTTCTCCTATCGCCGTGATGGTGCGCAATCAGGGCGTATGGCACACCTCATTTGGATTTCATAA
- the rluD gene encoding 23S rRNA pseudouridine(1911/1915/1917) synthase RluD produces the protein MSLLNIVIPDRLIGQRIDSALATMLPDYSRSKITSWVRSGRALVNDKAFKAKEKVLGGEVVALSIIQEKSNAWLGEDIPIDVVYEDDDIIVLNKPVGLVTHPGAGNWTGTLANALLHYEPALATLDRAGIVHRLDKNTSGLMVVARSELAQKNLVEQLQTHAVSREYSAIVYGHMISGGSVDAPIGRDPKDRIRQAVVEEGEGKQAVTHYRVIDRFKHHTHVKCILETGRTHQIRVHMSHIEHPLIADPMYGGKIRFPKKAEEELKDVLKGFNRQALHAKKLTLMHPISGEEMSWKAPLPKDLDDLLKALAKFDPI, from the coding sequence ATGAGCTTATTAAACATTGTTATTCCAGATCGCCTAATTGGCCAACGCATCGATAGCGCTTTAGCCACCATGCTGCCTGATTATTCACGTTCTAAGATTACCAGCTGGGTGCGTTCAGGTAGGGCACTGGTGAACGACAAAGCTTTTAAAGCCAAAGAGAAGGTACTAGGTGGCGAAGTGGTTGCTTTGTCCATCATCCAAGAAAAGTCTAATGCCTGGCTAGGTGAAGATATTCCTATTGACGTGGTGTATGAAGACGACGATATTATCGTATTGAATAAACCAGTTGGCTTGGTCACACATCCAGGTGCAGGTAATTGGACAGGCACACTTGCTAATGCACTACTTCATTATGAACCAGCACTCGCCACACTTGATCGTGCCGGTATTGTTCACCGTTTAGATAAAAATACCTCGGGTTTAATGGTGGTAGCGCGTAGTGAATTGGCACAAAAAAATTTAGTTGAGCAGTTGCAAACGCACGCAGTTTCGCGCGAATATTCTGCCATTGTTTATGGCCATATGATTTCTGGTGGTTCGGTGGATGCGCCTATTGGTCGTGACCCTAAAGATAGAATCAGACAAGCTGTAGTTGAAGAGGGCGAGGGTAAACAAGCGGTTACACACTATCGAGTGATTGATCGATTTAAGCACCATACGCATGTTAAATGTATTTTGGAAACCGGGCGAACTCACCAAATCCGTGTACATATGTCGCATATTGAACATCCACTGATTGCAGATCCGATGTATGGTGGAAAAATACGCTTTCCTAAAAAAGCTGAAGAAGAATTAAAAGATGTTTTAAAAGGTTTTAATCGTCAAGCTTTGCATGCCAAAAAGCTCACATTAATGCATCCTATTTCTGGCGAAGAAATGTCTTGGAAGGCGCCATTACCAAAAGATTTGGATGATTTACTTAAAGCGTTAGCAAAGTTTGACCCTATCTAG
- a CDS encoding cytochrome c — MKIQITGITAAIFLMNNVFASDGKELYGQLCASCHTPNASVKIAPPIFAVVDHVRQAYPQREDFIAQIIEWVEEPKAEVALMPGAIRKFNIMPKLGYSQNDVEEIAEYLFDKDTVLSKEYKEHKKKGHGSN, encoded by the coding sequence ATGAAAATACAAATCACAGGTATTACCGCCGCTATTTTTTTGATGAACAACGTCTTTGCAAGTGATGGAAAAGAGTTGTATGGACAATTATGTGCCAGCTGTCATACGCCAAACGCTAGTGTTAAAATTGCGCCGCCAATCTTTGCCGTAGTTGACCACGTGCGACAAGCTTATCCACAAAGAGAGGATTTTATTGCTCAAATTATTGAATGGGTTGAAGAGCCAAAAGCGGAAGTAGCCTTAATGCCTGGTGCAATTCGTAAATTCAATATTATGCCAAAATTAGGCTATAGCCAGAATGATGTAGAAGAAATCGCAGAATATTTATTTGACAAAGATACTGTTTTGTCGAAAGAATACAAGGAGCATAAAAAGAAAGGTCACGGAAGTAACTAG